The Prunus persica cultivar Lovell chromosome G8, Prunus_persica_NCBIv2, whole genome shotgun sequence genome includes a region encoding these proteins:
- the LOC18768489 gene encoding 26S protease regulatory subunit S10B homolog B, producing the protein MTTEAEDAVRRRTAVADYRKRLLQHKELDSRVRAVRDNLRAAKKEFGKTEDDLKSLQSVGQIIGEVLRPLDNERLIVKASSGPRYVVGCRSKVDKEKLTAGTRVVLDMTTLTIMRALPREVDPVVYNMLHEDPGNVSYSAVGGLSDQIRELRESIELPLMNPELFLRVGIKPPKGVLLYGPPGTGKTLLARAIASNIDANFLKVVSSAIIDKYIGESARLIREMFGYARDHQPCIIFMDEIDAIGGRRFSEGTSADREIQRTLMELLNQLDGFDQLGKVKMIMATNRPDVLDPALLRPGRLDRKIEIPLPNEQSRMEILKIHAAGIAKHGEIDYEAVVKLAEGFNGADLRNVCTEAGMSAIRAERDYVIHEDFMKAVRKLNEAKKLESSAHYNADFGKE; encoded by the exons ATGACGACCGAGGCAGAGGACGCAGTACGACGTCGCACGGCTGTTGCCGACTACCGCAAACGGCTACTCCAGCACAAGGAGCTCGACTCCCGAGTTCGCGCAG TGAGAGATAACTTGCGGGCCGCAAAGAAAGAATTTGGGAAAACTGAAGATGATTTGAAGTCCCTTCAAAGTGTTGGGCAAATTATAGGCGAAGTTCTCAGGCCTCTCGATAATGAACGCT TGATAGTGAAGGCAAGTAGTGGCCCAAGGTATGTAGTTGGCTGTCGCAGTAAAGTTGACAAGGAAAAACTAACCGCTGGCACTCGGGTTGTTTTGGATATGACTACTTTGACTATCATGCGAGCTCTTCCCAGAGAA GTTGACCCAGTTGTATATAATATGCTTCATGAAGATCCTGGTAATGTTAGCTACTCCGCTGTGGGTGGACTATCAGATCAGATCCGAGAGCTCAGGGAATCTATTGAACTGCCTTTAATGAATCCTGAGCTCTTCCTCAGAGTGGGGATTAAACCTCCCAAG GGTGTTCTTCTGTATGGACCTCCGGGAACAGGGAAGACATTACTAGCCAGAGCAATTGCTAGCAATATAGATGCTAACTTTTTAAAG GTTGTATCAAGCGCCATTATTGACAAGTATATTGGTGAGAGTGCGAGATTGATAAGGGAAATGTTTGGTTATGCCCGAGATCACCAG CCTTGTATCATTTTTATGGATGAGATCGACGCTATTGGTGGACGGCGTTTCAGTGAAGGGACCAGTGCAGACCGTGAAATTCAGCGAACACTCATGGAGTTGCTTAACCAGTTAGATGGATTTGATCAGCTTGGAAAG GTGAAAATGATCATGGCAACCAATAGACCTGATGTCCTAGATCCTGCGCTTCTCCGCCCGGGGCGTCTAGACCGCAAGATAGAGATCCCATTGCCTAATGAGCAATCAAGAATGGAAATTCTCAAGATCCATGCTGCTGGGATAGCGAAACATGGTGAAATTGATTATGAAGCTGTCGTGAAGCTTGCTGAG GGCTTTAATGGTGCTGATCTCCGGAATGTTTGCACTGAAGCTGGGATGTCTGCGATCCGTGCTGAGAGGGATTATGTCATCCATGAAGATTTCATGAAG GCTGTACGAAAATTAAATGAAGCCAAGAAGCTTGAATCTAGTGCTCACTACAATGCCGATTTTGGGAAGGaatga
- the LOC18768639 gene encoding bifunctional phosphatase IMPL2, chloroplastic: MLSQVPKPLSFFQNPSPSIPIPNPTTPTLRFSTPKPSLSLLRLPLSPRRLTLAMASDPGRPDSTVPLPPKSFELDQFAEVANKVADASGEVIRKFFRQKFDILDKKDSSPVTIADQTAEETMVSILLENFPSHAVYGEENGWKCKEKAADYVWVLDPIDGTKSFITGKPVFGTLIALLQRGKPILGIIDQPILRERWVGMSGRKTTLNGQVVSTRNCANLAQAYLYTTSPHLFSAEAEEAFIRVRNKVKVPLYGCDCYAYALLASGFVDLVVESGLKPYDFLSLIPVIEGAGGVITDWKGHQLYWEASPNSHVTSFNVVAAGDKHIHQQALDSLQWQ; the protein is encoded by the exons ATGCTTTCACAGGTTCCCAAACCCCTCTCCTTCTTCCAAAACCCATCGCCCTCCATTCCCATTCCCAATCCCACCACTCCCACTCTCCGCTTCTCAACTCCCAAGCCCTCACTCTCACTCCTCcgcctccctctctctcctcgccgGCTCACACTCGCAATGGCCTCCGATCCCGGCCGTCCAGACTCCACCGTTCCGCTCCCGCCCAAAAGTTTCGAGCTTGATCAATTCGCTGAGGTTGCCAACAAGGTAGCCGATGCCTCTGGTGAAGTCATTAGGAAATTCTTCCGTCAGAAATTTGACATTCTCGATAAAAAAGATTCCA GCCCTGTGACAATTGCAGATCAAACAGCGGAGGAAACTATGGTTTCGATTTTATTAGAGAATTTTCCTTCTCATGCTGT ATATGGAGAGGAGAATGGGTGGAAGTGCAAAGAGAAGGCTGCGGACTATGTATGGGTTTTAGATCCAATAGATGGAACAAAGAGCTTTATCACTG GAAAACCTGTGTTTGGTACTCTCATTGCTCTGCTACAGCGGGGTAAACCA ATTCTTGGCATAATTGATCAGCCTATTTTAAGAGAAAGATGGGTTGGGATGAGTGGAAGGAAAACTACATTGAATGGGCAAGTAGTGTCTACACGCAATTGTGCAAATCTGGCACAGGCTTATTT GTACACTACAAGCCCACATCTATTCAGCGCAGAGGCAGAAGAGGCATTTATTCGTGTTAGAAATAAG GTGAAAGTACCACTGTACGGCTGTGACTGCTATGCTTATGCTCTTCTGGCTTCTGGTTTTGTGGATCTTGTTGTTGAGTCTGGTCTCAAG CCATACGATTTTCTTTCACTGATACCCGTGATAGAAGGTGCTGGAGGTGTTATTACTGATTGGAAGGGACATCAGCTTTATTGGGAAGCTTCTCCAAATTCACATGTGACAA gttttaaTGTAGTGGCAGCTGGAGATAAACATATTCACCAACAAGCTCTAGATTCATTACAATGGCAATGA
- the LOC18768562 gene encoding late embryogenesis abundant protein yields the protein MAQIRDEYGNLVQLTDEHGNPVELTDEHGNPMHLTGVATSTEAETGTYTGSGVHVPGSGTTGGYEEHGGALGGAGVATGLGMFGDKQTSDQPHGYDGGLGEHRQQQPHDGGVTGEARRSGSSSSSSSEDDGQGGRRKKKGLKEKIKEKLTGGKHKDDAQQQAYGQEQGQTHTIAVGTAITTTATTEPEKRSMMEKIKDKLPGHHSH from the exons ATGGCTCAAATTCGTGACGAGTATGGAAACCTAGTGCAGCTCACAGATGAGCATGGCAACCCTGTTGAGTTGACAGACGAGCATGGAAACCCTATGCACCTCACGGGTGTAGCTACTAGCACGGAAGCCGAAACCGGAACATACACCGGTTCCGGTGTGCATGTTCCAGGATCCGGGACCACGGGTGGGTACGAGGAGCATGGTGGCGCGTTGGGTGGCGCTGGAGTTGCGACCGGGCTTGGAATGTTTGGtgataaacaaacaagtgaTCAACCTCATGGGTATGATGGTGGTCTCGGTGAGCACCGACAACAACAGCCCCACGACGGTGGTGTTACTGGTGAAGCCCGCCGTTCTGGCAGCTCATCAAGCTCTAGT TCCGAGGATGATGGGCAAGGtgggagaaggaagaagaagggactgaaggagaaaataaaggaaaaattgaCCGGTGGGAAGCACAAGGACGACGCTCAGCAGCAAGCATATGGACAAGAGCAAGGACAGACACACACCATAGCCGTTGGCACTGCCATCACAACCACAGCGACAACTGAGCCGGAGAAGAGGAGTATGATGGAGAAGATCAAGGACAAGCTGCCTGGTCATCACAGCcactaa
- the LOC18768031 gene encoding uncharacterized protein LOC18768031 translates to MGSACCVAARDKTITNRANSEVLHRNIRYSPTWSFRWDNRVGVAGEETSVSWFSDGISRNDGSEVKFESACVSEEGSPLVHFRRHTGQKSSISEGTAGHVRTPASDRSISRNISMDASLEQAKESTESPTVSYPSPTKLSVSLPSTSSLSASPLSSQCHLPPASSTPLRWPRCSPGHQLLRQVSDGRVPGNKSPNSCSISEDRARLPSWSNESARGSRGGSSDSWSMHAFSELMATSNRERWSFDSESFGFNREKITRSSSRISASPPVDLQTCGVCSKLLTEKSSWSGQKIIANNELSVVAVLICGHVYHAECLENMTSEINKYDPACPLCTFGEKQIHKLSEKALKAEMDLKSRNKRSRNRVLDLDSDSVVFDRLKSSGHQGKGPKMGSSSSMRSSLGKPFLRRHFSFGSKSTRALSENHSTRKKGFFWAKSSKM, encoded by the exons ATGGGGTCTGCTTGTTGTGTCGCTGCTAGAGACAAGACTATAACAAACAGAGCAAACAGTGAAGTTCTGCATCGCAATATTCGGTATTCTCCAACATGGAGCTTTCGATGGGATAACCGAGTGGGGGTAGCAGGTGAAGAGACTTCTGTGAGTTGGTTTTCTGATGGAATTAGCAGAAACGATGGTTCTGAAGTTAAATTTGAGTCAGCATGTGTATCAGAGGAGGGAAGTCCATTGGTACATTTTCGAAGACATACAGGGCAAAAGTCCTCCATTTCTGAGGGAACTGCTGGCCATGTGAGGACTCCCGCTTCAG ATCGATCtatttcaagaaatatttccATGGATGCAAGTCTAGAACAG GCAAAGGAGTCAACAGAATCCCCTACAGTTTCATATCCGTCCCCGACGAAGTTATCAGTTTCATTGCCTTCTACTTCATCGTTGTCTGCATCCCCATTGTCATCCCAGTGTCATCTGCCTCCTGCTAGCTCAACGCCATTGAGGTGGCCCCGCTGTTCTCCAGGACATCAGCTATTAAGGCAAGTATCTGATGGCCGAGTCCCAGGCAACAAGTCACCAAACAGCTGCTCAATTTCTGAAGATAGGGCAAGGCTCCCCTCATGGAGCAATGAATCTGCTAGAGGCTCCCGTGGTGGGTCTTCAGATAGTTGGTCTATGCATGCATTTTCTGAGCTCATGGCCACATCTAATAGAGAAAGGTGGTCTTTTGATAGTGAGTCCTTTGGCTTTAATCGTGAGAAGATAACTAGATCCAGTAGCAGAATTTCAGCTTCACCCCCTGTTGATTTGCAGACGTGTGGGGTTTGCTCAAAGCTTTTGACTGAGAAATCTTCATGGAGTGGCCAAAAGATTATTGCAAACAATGAGCTTTCTGTGGTCGCAGTGCTAATTTGTGGGCATGTTTATCATGCCGAATGTTTGGAGAATATGACTTCTGAAATTAACAAGTATGACCCAGCCTGCCCGCTTTGTACTTTTGGGGAGAAACAGATCCACAAGTTGTCTGAAAAGGCATTGAAAGCAGAAATGGACTTGAAATCTAGAAACAAGAGATCAAGAAACCGGGTGTTAGACCTTGACAGTGATTCTGTTGTGTTTGATCGCTTGAAGAGTAGTGGACATCAAGGAAAGGGCCCTAAGATGGGATCGAGTTCCAGCATGAGAAGCTCCTTGGGAAAGCCTTTTCTGAGACGACACTTCTCTTTTGGCTCCAAGAGTACTCGAGCCCTATCAGAGAATCACTCTACGAGAAAGAAAGGGTTCTTCTGGGCAAAATCTAGCAAGATGTGA